From the genome of Pelosinus fermentans DSM 17108:
TGGCGACATAAGATGCAGCGGCAAATTCTTTCGTTGTCTCATAGCTTTTAAGTTCGTTATAAGGCATTACAATATCTCTGCCTAATTTGATTCTTTTTATAGCGATCGCTATATGTATGACCAAGCCATAAAATGCCTCATCAGAAAAAGTGGTTTCTAACTGCTTTTCTGCCTCAATCACGCAGCTTTCAATAAAGGGTATATTCATATTCGTAAACATATTGGAAATTTCCGATTGAGAAAGAGTCTTTATATTTTTTAACATCGGTGACATTTCCTGGCTTAACATGCCTTGCACTTCTATGCTTTTCATTAATAATTCAATAGACGCACGCCGCAAATATTTTTCCTCTCCTATGATTTTTATCCCATGATTTGTGGAAGAAAGCAATGTTAAGTGATTACTTTTCAATACCTCTCTTACTTTATTTAAATCTTTGATTACGGTACTGCGACTCGTTTTTAACCTTTCGCCAAGATCGTCAATCGTCATATAATTTTGCTGCTGCAACAATACAGCCAAAATCATTTCGACTCGTTCCTCCTGAGAGGCTATGTAATGATGGTTTTCTCGCTCCAGCAGCTTCTGCATAATCCTCTCCACGACCTGGGGAGGGGCAGTATAGGTGATTCCCACATTAGGTTTGCGAAGAAATTGCGGAAACTTATTGTATTTTAGGAATTCATCTATTTTATCCAACTTATAGCGAATTTGCCGCGGAGTGCTGTGCAAAGCCTCTGCTAGAGCAGAAATCGTTACAGCCTGATTACTGCTTGTGATCCTTTGAAATAATTGAGCAGACATTTCATTTAGTGTAATACATATCACCTCTTTTTCATTTCCATTATATAACATAGAAAGCCACTCATAAAAGAGTAAGATTTGGCGTACTAATTGTGACAAAACTAACCTAATAGCGACTTATATTCATCATAAAAAGACAAACCTCCTATACGAATTCCAGCTGGAATTCGTATAGGAGGTTTCATGCCAGAATGGGCTACTGGGATGACCCTACTGATTGTTCTCGATAACCGAATTTCACTCTGTCTACTATAGCATAAATCAACATGCAGTATATCGGGATCAGAATCCCTTGTGTAATCAGTCTTGCTGGCAGTGTAACCCAAAAAGGAATGCCAAAATGCCATTGCAGTAAACAAGGCACTAGGAAAATGGCAACCAAAATCTGACTTACAGCAATGGCTAAATACATACGCCATCGCGAACAATCTTTGATTTTGCCGCTTCCTGCAATCAGCCCTGCAAGCAAACCATGCAAGCCGGCAGCAATCGTAAAGGTTGGCAGAAATATACCTGACGGTGCCAGGATAAACCCCAGCACATCGCCAATCAAGCCTGCAAGAAAACCTAACCTTGCACCTAACAAAATGCCACTCAGTACTAACGGCAGCGTGGCAAACCCGATTCTAATACCTTCAACACCTTCAAATGGAATATGAACGCTGCAAATCCTACTTAAAATCATGTTTAGAGCAATAAAAATGGCCATAAGCGTAATACTTCGAACCGATACCGTCATTACATCACCTAAGTTTCAATTCTACTGGTTTAACAGTCTAAAACATTTTAGCACATTCCATCATCTGATAAAATACCCCAATTTATCTACACTGCTATTTTACAGGATTTTCATTCGTTTTAATAAATCTTCAATTTGCCAACCACCGCTTCTACTTCTCGAACGATTCTGCCGCTGGCAATTAAATTGTGAAGTGTTTTAATATCCGGTGCCGGTACCCGGTCCTCATCCAAATGCGATACAACACTGCGAATGGTTTGATGAGCTTTAGCTGTGCCATCACCTGGTGTAAGAGGTGCCAAGAAGTCAACACCTTGTGCGGCAGCCAGCATTTCAATCGCTAATACGTTGCAGACATTATCCAAAATTTCTCTGGCCTGACGAGCCGCAATCGTTCCCATGCTTACATGGTCTTCCTGATTGGCAGAAGTCGGAATGGAATCGGCACTAGCTGGATGTACCAGAACCTTATTTTCCGATACCAATGCAGCTGCAACATATTGCGTAATCATAAGACCAGAATCAACCCCTGGGAAAGCTGTTAAAAAAGCTGGCAGATCGCTTAAATGCACATCTAACAGACGATTGGTACGTCGTTCAGAAATATTACCTAGTTCAGCAATTGCTAGTTTTAGATAATCCATAACCAAAGCAATCGGCTGACCATGGAAATTTCCGCCGGAAATTGCTTCACCCGTTTCCGGCATGATGAGCGGATTATCTGTTGCCGCATTAATTTCGACATTCAAGGTTTCTTCTGCACGCCTAAGGGCATCTTTAGAGGCACCATGCACTTGAGGTATACAGCGCAGTGAGTATGCATCCTGTACTTTTTTGCAGTTGATATGAGAAGCAATGATAGCGCTATGGGCGGTCAGGCGCAGCATATTTTGGGTAGTCGCAACCTGCCCCGGATGTGCTCTAACCTGACTAATCCGCGGATCAAAAGCCGCCCTGGTACCTTTTAAGGCTTCTACGCTTAAACCTGCTGCAATATCTGCTGCCTTCATCAAATTAACGGCATCATGCCAGGCAATCGTGCCAACCGCTGTCATAATTTGTGTTCCATTAATCAATGCCAGCCCTTCTTTGCCACTCAATACAACTGGTTCTAGGTCACAAGCTTTTAAAGCCTCAGCACCTGTCATCAACTGACCATTTAGATAAGCCTCACCTTCCCCCAGCATAACCAAAACCATATGTGAAAGGGGTGCTAAGTCGCCGCTGGCACCAACTGATCCTTTAGCTGGGATTGCAGGACATATGCGTTTATTGAGGAGATTTAACAACATTTCTACTGTTGACAGCCTAATCCCTGAATAACCTTTTGCCAATGAATTAGCTCTAAGCAGCATTGCCGAGCGAACAACATCTTCTGACAAATGCTCGCCAACACCGGTAGCATGGCTTAAAATCAGATTACGCTGCAGCTTTGCCCTCTCATCTTTTGAAATAAAGATGGTGCTGAAATCGCCAAACCCAGTAGAAATACCATAAACAGGTCTTTCTTCCTCTAATATCTTATCAACGATCTGTCTGCTGGCAATGATCTGCTCCCGACCTTGGCTACTGAGCCTGACTTCTTCATAGCTGCGTGCTACCTTTATCACATCTGCCAATATTAAGGAATTTCCATCTAATATTATCATGCTGAATCGCCTCCGCATTTTTCGAAAATTTCTGCTAATTTACTTGCTAATTTCTGCTGGTTTTTCTTCACGCTTGCTGTGAAGAAAAATGTAATACAAGTAAATCCCTAGGATGATTGGCAAACCTGTATAAAGGACAATCTCCTGTCCATCAATGAAAGCTAAACTTGCGATAATACAAATATTCAAGATAATTGCCACAATTGGCAGTGCCGGATATAATGGCGTTCTAAAAACCAAGTCTTTCAAATCACCGCCAATTTCCAGAAAGTGTTTGCGAAAATTAATTTGGCACCAAGCAATGACAATCCAAATCAAGCAGCCAGTCAATCCTACACTGGACATCAGCCATATATAAACCGTGTCAGCAGCATATTCACTGGTCAACAGTGATAATGCAGATAACAGCAGTGTCAAAAAGACACCGTTAATGGGCACGCCCCCCGAATTTAAATGTCCTAACCATTTTGGTGCGTGCCCGTCTTTGGACATTGACCAGAGTAAGCGCGAACAAACATATAGCGCAGAATTACTGGCTGATAAGGCTGAGGTAAGTACAACAAAACTCATAATATCTTTTGCAATGGGGATCCCGATACGACCAAAAACGTATGCAAAGGGGCTTTCTAACACACCTGCTTCTTTATAAGGAATGGTTGCTCCTAATACGATGATTGCCAGCACATAAAACACAATGATTCGAAAAACAACACCTTTAATAACTTTAGGAACATTTTTACCGGGATTTTCACATTCCCCGGCAGCCACGCCCACCAGTTCCGATCCCTGGAAGGAATATACTACCGTAATCATAGTCAAAAATAAAGCCCAGCCACCATTTGGAAATAACCCAGCCCCGGTGTTAAAATTGGAAAATCCAATAGCTCCTTCATTACCAACAGTACCAAACATCAAACCTGCACCAGCAAGAATAAAGGCAATAATAGCTGCAACTTTGATGCCGGCAAACCAAAACTCAGTTTCACCATAAACTTTTACGGAAATTAAATTCAGGGCAGTTACCAATACGGCAAATAATACACACCAGATCCAAATAGACACATCAGGAAACCACAGTGACATAATAATAGCAGACGCGGTAAAGTTAGCTGCAATACAAACCGCCCAATTAATCCAGTACAACCATCCAACTGTAAAACCTACGCCGGGGGAAATAAATTTCATGGCATAACTTTGGAATGATCCTGAAACTGGCATTGCCACGGCAAGTTCTCCTAAACATAGGAGAGCCAAATACATGACCATCCCACCAAACAGAAAAGCTAACACAGCACCAACTGGTCCTGCTTCGCTCACCACTTGCCCAGCACCTAGAAACAACCCAGTACCAATAGTGCCACCAATGGAAATCATCATCATATGCCGCGATTTCAAATCACGATGCAAACCTTTTTTTTCTGGAACCAGTGCTCCTGTATCCACCGCTTGTTTTTTGGGGTCTGTCAGCGTTGTCACAACAATCTCCTCCATATTCTTTTTTCTTTTATTGACCTATTTTTCTTGTTTTTATAAATTTACTGCACTTTATTCTTTATATTTTTTCATTTGCAGTTTTAACGAGTTGATCCATTAACACTTCCGAACGTGCTACGATATCGTCAACCCTGCTTTTCATGTCAGCAACAAAATCAGCATCTTTAATTGACCCCAGATTAATTCGTACATTATAAATAGCTGACCACATAGCAGCCTCTGCCATTCTTCCCGCTACCGCTGCATCACTTGCCGCATTGACGTTGCCAATAGAGATTATTTTTACCGATAACTCTAGTACATCCAGACAAGTCCTGGCAACGGTAAACGGTAATGTAGATGCAGCTTTTAGGAATTCTTGAATAGCTTTTATACGCACCTGTTTTTCTTCATCAGTATTCTTAGGTAATTTATAGGCTTTCATTACCTGTTTAAAGACTTCTGTATCCTCATCAATATATTTTTCCAACGAAGCTAAACGTTCTTCAAAATCCAAAGACACCCCTTTGCATTGCTCATGTACCGTTTCATATTTTGCACTACCTAGCGTTAGATTTCCTACCATAATTCCCAGCGCCGCCCCGATGGCCCCCACTAAAGCGGCTGCACTGCCGCCTCCTGGTGCCGGGGAGTCTGATTTTAGTTCTGCTAAAAAGCCTGTGATACTTTTATCAATCAGCATACGATTAATACCCCCAATTTTATCAGTATACTTTCAAAAAACGACCATAATATAGGCATAAACAATTAGCAAAAGATGAACATAACACAGAAGGTTAAACCACAGATTGTACTCATCTTTTGCTGTCCTAAATGAGACTCCAAAAAGACTACTCACATTATCCAGCAACTAAATATTTTCTTCCAGCACTTGCTTGCGATTGAAGCCTTCGAGGCGTAAGTAATAGTCCGCTGTATCAATGAGTGCCTGCATTGGTACCAACCCCACAATTTCGCTGCCAATAATGTTCACACCATAACGAGCTGCTTCATTTTTTACCGTTTCAAACACGCGGTGCAGTGGTGTACCTTCATAATTAATCATATTAATAGTAACTTGTGCTACATTGCGTTCTTCAATCATAATGCCCATTGCACGGCAGTATTTGAAACCTCCTTTGGCTTCCCGGATAGCCGTGGCAATCTTCTTAGCTATGTTGACATCACTGGTACTTAAATTAATATTATAAGCAATTAAACACTGCCTAGCCCCTACTATTGTAGCACCAGCCTTAGGATGCATTTTGGCCGGACCATAATCCGGCTTTCTTTCCGGCTGCGTAATCGCTGTTTTTAAGCCTTCATACTGCCCTTTGCGAACATCCGGCAAGTTCTTACGCTCATGCTTTTTCGCGGCTGCTTCATACATATACACTGGGATGTCTAGTTTTTCAGCAATTTCTTTCCCTAATTCATTGGCTAAATCCACGCATTCTTCAAGGCTGACTCCTCGTACAGGAATGAAGGGAATTACATCAGTAGCTCCCATACGCGGATGCTCACCATGATGTTGTTCCATGTCAATCAATTCCGCAGCCTTGGCACAAGAAGCAAATGCTGCCCGTTTAACGGCTTGGGGGTCGCCTACAAATGTCACCACCAAGCGATTGTGACTGGCATCGGATTGTACATCCAGCAGCTTGATACCTTCTATTCTCTTCACTTCATTTACGATGGCCTCAATGACTTCAGGGCGGCGTCCTTCACTAAAGTTAGGTACACATTCTACTAATTTACTCATCTTATTTATTACCTCCCAGATTACTATTTCGTTTGTCTGCAACCACTTGCCCTTTCTTAATAACCCGGTCGACGATATCCATCCCGACATGATAACTCAAGAATAAATAAGATGGATATTTCAGCATAACAATATCAGCCTGCTTTCCAGGTTCTAACGTACCGATACGATCTGCTCTTCCAACGGCAGCTGCACCATTTAGCGTCAACGCCGTCAGAATTTCTGCTGGTGACAACGCAAGCTGGATAGCGGCCAATGCAATCAGCATGGGAATCGAATGACTAAAACAGCTTCCTGGATTATAGTCGGTTGCTAGTGCAAGTGCTCCGCCATTATCAATGATCCATCTGGCTCTGGCGTATTGTTCCCTCAGACAAAATGCCGTCATTGGCAGCACTGTCGCCACTACACCTCGGGCCGCCATGTCAGCAATCCCCTTATCCGATGCCTGCAGCAAATGATCAGCAGAAACAGCCCCAAGTTCTGCTGCGAGCTCTGCTCCGCCAAAGGATACAATCTCATCAGCATGAATTTTTATTTTTAAGCCTAAATCACCTGCGGCCTGCAGAATCTTTCGCGTCTGATGGACTGAGAATACCCCTTTTTCGCAAAATACATCGCAAAACTCTGCAATTGACTGCTCTATCACTGCCGGCAGAAGCTTTTCCACAATGAATGTGACATAGTCATCTTCCCGCCCACGATATTCAGGAGGCACAGCATGGGCTCCCATAAAAGTAGGTACAACCTCAACAGCATGATCAGCATTTAATTTTCCCATGGCTTGTAATTGCATGAGTTCCGTATCAAAATCCAATCCATAACCACTCTTACCTTCCACGGTGGTAACACCCATAGCTAGCATCTCATCTAACCGCCTTGACGCAGTCTCAACCATTGCCTCATATCCCATGGACTGAGTGGCTTTGACGGTATTTAAAATACCACCGCCACGCTCTAAGATCTCCAAATAAGGCGTTCCGCTAAGGCGCCAGAAAAATTCTTCTGGACGATAGCCGCCAAACACAAAATGTGTGTGAGAATCTACAAACCCTGGAATGACACTGCACCCCGTCGCATCAATAATCGTTATATTATCATGGAAAATCTCGGGCAGATCAGCAGTTGCCCCCACCCATTCAATCATTCCATTCTTCACCAATAACGCACCATCAGTGATTCTCTCTAAACGGTTCATATCGGTTCCTTTTCTTGCTATTGTCCCTGTGCTGGTAACAATCTCTGCTGCATGTTTAATTAATAATATACTACCTTCACTATGCAAAGCATCTCCCCCTTTAGCACTTTTTCGTACGAAACTATTGAAACGCTACAGTGACAATGGTATCGATCAGTTCTTCCTTTGGGATATAAGGAATCGTCACATGAGCCTTGCCTGCATAATCGCGGTTAAATTCAATAATGGTTTCAATTGAATGTTCATTCCTTGCCCATGATCGACGGGCTACCCCCCAATGACATCCCACAACATGGCCGATCGCAAAATTTCATCCACCCGCTCACTACCATCCAACACCATACCAAAGCCGCCATTGATTGATTTACCGATTCCCACACCGCCGCCATTGTGCAATGCTACCAGGCTCATTCCTCTCGCAGCATTTCCTGCAAAACATTGTACTGCCATATCTGCCATTACGTTGCTGCCATCTTTGATATTTGACGTTTCACGAAAGGGTGAGTCCGTGCCGCTGACATCGTGATGATCGCGCCCTAACATGACCGGACCAATCTCACCGCGGCGCACCATTTCATTAAAACGTAATGCAATACTCTTACGGCCTTCTGCATCCTGATATAAAATGCGCGCCTGGGTTCCTACAACCAACTTATGTTTTTGGGCATCACGAATCCAAATATAATTATCCCGATCTTGCCAGCGCCGTTCAGGGTTAATGCATTGCATCGCCGCCTGATCGGTTTTATGTAAATCTTCTGGTTTGCCGCTTAAGCAAACCCAGCGAAACGGACCATAGCCATAATCAAACAATTGTGGTCCCATGATATCTTCCACATAAGAAGGAAAAATAAAGCCATCTTTTTCATCATGTCCGTTTTTAGCAATTTCTGTAACCCCTGCATCATAAATTGCCTTCATAAATGCATTTCCGTAATCAAAAAAGTAGGTTCCCTGTTCTACCAGTTCTTTAATTAATACAAAATGACGCTGTAAGCTCTTATTAACCAATGCATGAAATTTGCCGCGATTCTCAGTCAAAAGTGCAGTCCGCGCCTCGAAGGTCAACCCTTGTGGACAATAACCACCATCATAGGCCGCATGACAGGAGGTTTGATCAGACAACAAGTCAATATGCTTCCGATTGGCTACTGCATATTCCAGCAAATCTACAATATTGCCATGGTAGGCTATTGACAACGCTTTGCCCGCATTCTGATATTCTTCCGCCATTTTGAATACTTCCTCAATATCATCGCTGCATTTTCCAACCCATCCTTGTTCTAAACGTGTCTGAATACGGGAGAAGTCTACCTCAGCAATAATACCGACTGCACCAGCAATTTCTACTGCTTTTGGCTGTGCACCGCTCATACCGCCTAATCCAGAGGAAACAAACAACTTCCCATGCAAATCATCATGAGGTGCAACGCCCAATTTAATCCTACCTGCTGTTAGCAAGGTGTTAAAAGTTCCATGAACAATGCCTTGCGGACCAATATACATCCAGCCGCCCGCTGTCATCTGTCCATAGTTGGCAACTCCCATCTGTTCGGCAACTTCCCAGTCATCCTGATTATCAAACATCCCCACCATCAAAGCATTGGTGATAATTACCCTGGGCGCTTCAGGTTTTGAGGGGAACAATCCCAGGGGATGTCCTGATTCTACAACTAGTGTTTGATCTTGCGTCATAACTTCTAAATATTTTTTAATCAATCGATATTGCATCCAATTTTGGCATACGCTTCCTGTCTCTCCATAAGTGACCATTTCATAAGGATAGAGTGCAACATCATGATCCAGATTATTATCAATCATGACTTGAAATGCCTTACCTTCAATGCAATTACCTTTGTATTCATCTAATGGTTTACCGTAAATAGTTTCCTTCGGCATATACCGATAACCATAAATCCGCCCATATGTTTTTAGTTCTTCCATAAACTCCCTCGCCAAATGGCTATGCAACTCCTCAGGAATATACCGTAGAGCATTTTTCAATGCAACTTTACTTTGTTCAATACTTAATCGAAAACCTCTATCCGGTGCCCTGCGCACGCCCGCCTTAAATATCGGCGGCTCTGGTAATGCATCGTCCAGCTTAATCGTCATGGCACAGGTAATCTCTTTATTATCGATCTTCATCGTCATATCCCCTTCCACGAAATAGTATTAAATCATCTATAAAATAATTAATTAAATATATTTCATTATAAATAATCTTTATATTCTGATTATAATACGCCTACTGTCAAAATATCGTCAAAAGAATGCCCAGCATCGTCAAATTATACACCAAATATCTTCACTGTTACCTAGCCAACCCTTTCAGTCGGCAAAGAGTATCAACTACAGCAAAAATGATCACTTTGGCCAAACTCGCAGTTGCCCTGTCATGATCAAACCGCGGTGATACTTCTGCAATGTCAAATCCAACAACTTTCTGTGTGCGAAGTATATGCTTTAAATACTTCAGCACCATCTCCGGATGCAGCCCTAAAGGCTGTGGTGCGCTGACTCCGGGAGCAAAAGAAGAGGAAAATACATCTGCACAAATCGTTACGTAAAGATTGGGTATGGACTGCATAAAAGAATCGAGCTTTTCCAGGATATGTTCTTCATATTGCATGGAAATATCACCTGCTAATAAATAACCTGCTCCTAATTGTTGGGCCGTTTTGAATAATTCAAGTGTATTGCTGCTGCGCTGGATGCCCAGGCAAAAATAATGAAATCCTTCTCCCGATTTGCAAGCATCATCGGCAATTTGCCGAAACATCGTCCCAGAATTTCCTTCCCCAATAAATGGTCGAAGATCAAAGTGTGCATCAAAATTTAAAATACCCAGATCACATTTGCCATCTTTCTGTCGCAGAAAATCCGCTTGTCCCCGGAAATGTCCCAAAGCAGTTTCATGACCGCCTCCCATAACCAGAGGAAACAGTCCGGCTTGACGAAGATAAAGAACTGCTTGTTCCAGCGCCATCTGGCTTTTCATTAGCTCTCCATCTGCACAGGTAATGTTTCCCGCATCAAACACCAACACCTCTGAAGAAAAAGAACAGGGTAAATTAACAAGTTCACGCCGTATCCCCTCCGGCCCCGAAGAAGCACCTTGGCGTCCGTTATTCCTCCGTATGCCCTCATCGCAGCAAAATCCCAGCAAAGCAAATCCCAATTTACCCGTGAATTTGAATAATGGCTGCCTTAAATCCAGCGGTTTTATCCATTGGTGCCACCGAAAAGCATCATAATTTTCCCTGCTGTCAATCCGCCCCTGCCACATTGTAAAATCCCCTGTCTCATATCGATCCTGAAACATACTTATCCTCCTGCTCAGTCTTATCTATTGGTTTACGATTTGTATTGGCTTAAAATAATCCAGTAATTTTACCATCATTATCAATATCCATCATTTCTGCCGCAGGTTTTTTCGGAAGTCCTGGCATTGTCATAGATAATTCCACCAGACCCGCATATTCCCCATTATGATACCATGGAGTTTGATAAACCAGCTTTTTTACGCCGTTTTTTTCAATAGTATAACTATTGGCAGTTTTGGTTTCGATAATCTTAGTAATTTTTTCGCAGACACGCTCAGAATGAATATCTGCTACATTTTTCCCAATCAAAGTCTTTCCACCATATTTTTCAAAAGTTTGAACTGAGCTATCATTCATTTCAATAATATTGCCGATTTTATCTGTAACGGTAACTGCAATAGGCAATTCCTTTACCCATCCAGTAGACATATGCTTCCCCCTCCTCCCCATCTTAAAGTTGTTCTGCTTATATGAATTTTACAAAAAGCAATGTCTAACTATCGTCAAATCGTAGTGACACTTTTTATCTTACTATTACAAATAAAAAAAGTGGCAAATAGCCACCTTTTTTATTTGTCATTGGTTTTCTTTAGTTGAATAACTAGTTAATAATTCTACAAGGAAGTGTTAGAATGAAGTTTATAAATAGCAAATTACATAAAAATAAAAGCTGAATTGGTTTTTTCAGCTTTTATTCAAGATGAACTTTACCATTAATCACTTGCTATTTGTATTGAGGTTCTTGATTTTCAATGTATTTTTGCCTTCCCTTCAATGTTTCAATAGCATTGTCAAGGGTTGTTGCTAATTGCTCAAATGTTTGTTTTGCTTGCGGATCCTGAGTTTCCATAGAAAATGTTTTCATGCTGGATGCAGCAGATTGAATAGTTGCAATAGCCTGATTCATTTGTGTACCTACCGTCATTTTTCTCACCTCCTCTTCGAAAATATTTTTATCCTTTTGGTTTGCATAATAAAGCTGACAAAAATCCAAATATAATCGCTGCTGAAATACCTGAACTGGTGATTTTAAAAATACCTGTTAATACTCCAATAATACCAGTCTTTTCTGCTTCTTGAAGAGCGCCTTTTACCAATTGGTTGCCAAAGCTGCTTATTGGAACGGATGCTCCAGCTCCAGCGAATTTTACTAAATCATCATATAAACCAAATCCTCCTAAAACAGCTCCAGACACTACTAATGTAACCATTGTATGTGCAGGAGTTAGCTTTAGCCCGTCCATAAGGAGCTGTCCAATCACACATATAGCCCCACCAACGATAAACGCCAAAATAAATTTTTCCAAACCTGGTGCCTCCTGTTTACATTTCTATAGATACTGCATGGGCAACGCATGGT
Proteins encoded in this window:
- the spoVAE gene encoding stage V sporulation protein AE → MEKFILAFIVGGAICVIGQLLMDGLKLTPAHTMVTLVVSGAVLGGFGLYDDLVKFAGAGASVPISSFGNQLVKGALQEAEKTGIIGVLTGIFKITSSGISAAIIFGFLSALLCKPKG